A single region of the Rhodococcus sp. W8901 genome encodes:
- the ftsH gene encoding ATP-dependent zinc metalloprotease FtsH gives MNRKTVFRNLAIVAGILLVIYAFSYFGNDTRGFKSVDTSVAISQLDSKNVEKAQIDDREQQVRLWLKDGNEATQDSKQIIAKYPNAASEQIFDKVSGSGAQEFNTSVTQESWLTSLLLFVLPMIILLGIFFFVMNRMQGGGRGGMMGFGKSKAKQLSKDMPKTTFADVAGADEAVEELYEIKDFLQNPARYQALGAKIPKGVLLYGPPGTGKTLLARAVAGEAGVPFFTISGSDFVEMFVGVGASRVRDLFEQAKQNSPCIIFVDEIDAVGRQRGAGLGGGHDEREQTLNQLLVEMDGFGDRTGIILIAATNRPDILDPALLRPGRFDRQIPVGAPDLAGRRAILKVHSQGKPIAQDADLEGLAKRTVGMSGADLANVINEAALLTARENGTVITEAALEESVDRVIGGPRRKSRIISEHEKKITAYHEGGHTLAAWAMPDIEPIYKVTILARGRTGGHAMTVPEDDKGLMTRSEMIARLVMAMGGRAAEELVFHEPTTGASSDIDQATKIARAMVTEYGMSAKLGAVRYGQEQGDPFLGRSMGMNSDYSHEVAREIDEEVRNLIEAAHTEAWSILNEYRDVLDILARELLERETLTRKDLEQIFTSVEKRPRITAFNVFGERTPSDKPPIKTPRELAVERGETWPPTVEPEPTPEVPQPTFVKRDTVPTPPANGHAAPDPSRHQKQAHPQQPAAPVQGTRPDYGAPAGWSAPGWPPQEPDGRGRPQNPSGWQPYPQWEPPQQQRPTDPEGRPVHRPGDQGTGRSDDDARTQAWEGPSGPQ, from the coding sequence ATGAACCGCAAGACTGTGTTCCGCAACCTGGCGATAGTCGCTGGAATCCTGTTGGTGATCTACGCCTTCAGTTACTTCGGTAACGACACGCGCGGGTTCAAGTCGGTCGACACCTCGGTGGCGATCTCGCAGCTCGACTCCAAGAACGTCGAGAAGGCGCAGATCGACGACCGCGAGCAGCAGGTGCGCCTGTGGCTCAAGGACGGCAACGAGGCGACCCAGGATTCGAAGCAGATCATCGCCAAGTACCCGAACGCGGCGTCCGAGCAGATCTTCGACAAGGTCTCCGGATCCGGGGCGCAGGAGTTCAACACCAGCGTCACGCAGGAGAGCTGGCTGACGTCGCTCCTGCTGTTCGTGCTGCCGATGATCATCCTGCTGGGCATCTTCTTCTTCGTCATGAACCGCATGCAGGGCGGCGGGCGCGGCGGAATGATGGGCTTCGGCAAGTCCAAGGCCAAGCAGCTGTCGAAGGACATGCCCAAGACCACCTTCGCGGACGTCGCAGGCGCCGACGAGGCGGTCGAGGAGCTCTACGAGATCAAGGACTTCCTCCAGAATCCGGCTCGCTACCAGGCGTTGGGCGCGAAGATCCCGAAGGGCGTGCTGCTCTACGGTCCTCCCGGTACCGGCAAGACGCTGCTGGCGCGCGCCGTCGCCGGTGAGGCCGGCGTGCCGTTCTTCACGATCTCCGGTTCGGATTTCGTCGAGATGTTCGTCGGTGTCGGCGCCTCGCGTGTCCGCGACCTGTTCGAGCAGGCCAAGCAGAACAGCCCGTGCATCATCTTCGTCGACGAGATCGACGCGGTCGGCCGCCAGCGTGGCGCCGGCCTCGGCGGTGGCCACGACGAGCGCGAGCAGACGCTCAACCAGCTGCTGGTCGAGATGGACGGCTTCGGCGACCGCACCGGCATCATCCTGATCGCCGCGACCAACCGCCCCGACATCCTCGATCCCGCACTGCTGCGTCCCGGACGTTTCGACCGGCAGATCCCGGTCGGCGCGCCCGACCTGGCCGGCCGCCGCGCGATCCTCAAGGTCCACTCGCAGGGCAAGCCGATCGCGCAGGACGCCGACCTCGAGGGTCTGGCCAAGCGCACCGTCGGCATGTCCGGTGCGGACCTGGCGAACGTCATCAACGAGGCCGCGCTGCTCACCGCGCGCGAGAACGGCACCGTGATCACCGAGGCGGCGCTCGAGGAGTCCGTCGACCGCGTGATCGGTGGTCCGCGCCGCAAGAGCCGGATCATCTCCGAGCACGAGAAGAAGATCACCGCGTACCACGAGGGCGGTCACACGCTCGCGGCGTGGGCGATGCCGGACATCGAGCCGATCTACAAGGTCACGATCCTGGCCCGCGGCCGCACGGGCGGTCACGCGATGACCGTGCCCGAGGACGACAAGGGCCTGATGACGCGGTCCGAGATGATCGCTCGACTGGTGATGGCGATGGGCGGTCGTGCCGCCGAGGAGCTCGTGTTCCACGAGCCCACGACGGGCGCGTCCTCCGACATCGACCAGGCCACCAAGATTGCGCGCGCGATGGTCACCGAATACGGCATGAGCGCCAAGCTCGGTGCGGTCCGCTACGGCCAGGAACAGGGCGATCCGTTCCTGGGTCGGTCGATGGGCATGAACTCCGACTACTCGCACGAGGTCGCCCGCGAGATCGACGAGGAGGTGCGCAACCTGATCGAGGCCGCGCACACCGAGGCGTGGTCCATCCTCAACGAGTACCGCGACGTCCTCGACATCCTGGCGCGCGAGCTGCTCGAGCGGGAGACGCTCACCCGGAAGGATCTCGAGCAGATCTTCACGAGCGTCGAGAAGCGTCCGCGGATCACCGCGTTCAACGTCTTCGGTGAGCGCACGCCGTCGGACAAGCCGCCGATCAAGACGCCGCGCGAACTCGCGGTGGAGCGCGGCGAGACGTGGCCGCCGACCGTCGAGCCCGAGCCGACGCCGGAGGTGCCGCAGCCGACCTTCGTCAAGCGCGATACGGTGCCGACCCCGCCCGCCAACGGGCACGCGGCACCCGATCCGTCACGGCACCAGAAGCAGGCGCACCCGCAGCAGCCGGCCGCGCCGGTGCAGGGCACGAGACCGGACTACGGCGCCCCCGCGGGCTGGTCGGCCCCGGGCTGGCCTCCGCAGGAACCGGACGGCCGGGGTCGCCCGCAGAACCCGAGCGGCTGGCAGCCGTATCCGCAGTGGGAGCCGCCGCAGCAGCAGCGGCCCACCGATCCCGAGGGACGTCCGGTCCACCGACCTGGCGATCAGGGGACCGGACGGTCTGATGACGATGCGCGGACGCAGGCATGGGAGGGGCCGAGCGGCCCGCAGTAG
- the folE gene encoding GTP cyclohydrolase I FolE, producing the protein MSVNQLGSEPVALMTGRPFDQARAEAAVRELLIAVGEDPDRPGLLDTPARVARAYREVFAGLYTDPDDVLNTTFDEGHQELVLVRDIPMYSTCEHHLVSFHGVAHVGYIPGPTGRVTGLSKLARLVDLYAKRPQVQERLTSQIADAMMRKLDPRGVIVVVEAEHLCMAMRGIRKPGASTTTSAVRGLFQSNSASRAEALDLILRK; encoded by the coding sequence TTGTCGGTGAATCAGCTGGGGAGTGAGCCGGTCGCGCTCATGACGGGAAGGCCTTTCGATCAGGCACGGGCCGAGGCCGCGGTTCGTGAACTCCTGATTGCGGTCGGTGAGGATCCCGACCGCCCGGGTCTGCTCGATACTCCGGCGCGCGTTGCGCGCGCATACCGTGAGGTGTTCGCGGGTCTCTACACCGACCCGGACGACGTACTGAACACGACGTTCGACGAGGGCCACCAGGAACTGGTGCTGGTCCGCGACATCCCCATGTACTCGACCTGCGAGCACCACCTGGTCTCGTTCCACGGCGTCGCGCACGTCGGCTACATCCCCGGTCCGACCGGTCGGGTGACGGGCCTGTCGAAGCTGGCACGTCTGGTCGATCTCTACGCGAAGCGCCCGCAGGTGCAGGAGCGGCTCACGAGCCAGATCGCCGACGCGATGATGCGCAAGCTCGATCCCCGCGGCGTGATCGTCGTGGTCGAGGCCGAGCACCTGTGCATGGCGATGCGCGGCATCCGCAAGCCCGGTGCCAGCACTACGACGTCGGCGGTGCGGGGGCTGTTCCAGTCGAACTCCGCCTCCCGTGCCGAGGCTCTGGATCTGATCCTCCGCAAGTGA
- the folP gene encoding dihydropteroate synthase, translating into MGVLNVTADSFSDGGRFLDRDAAVAHGVHLHDLGVDIVDVGGESTRPGAARVDPEVEAARVAPVIAALVAEGVTVSVDTMRASVAQAAIEAGVTIVNDVSGGRADADMARVVADAGVPWILMHWRPTGGFVHAGGSTHYDDVVRDVRDELMVQVDAAVAAGVDPKAIALDPGLGFVKDPHHNWQLLNRLPELVDLGFPVLIGASRKRFLGSLLADADGTVRPPAGREVATAVVSALAVTHGAWGVRVHDAQASLDAIAVAGAWARGSQSPSPSGDVPGGGGE; encoded by the coding sequence ATGGGCGTCCTCAACGTGACCGCCGATTCGTTTTCCGACGGGGGCCGATTCCTCGACCGGGACGCCGCCGTCGCACACGGAGTGCACCTGCACGATCTCGGCGTCGACATCGTCGACGTCGGGGGTGAGTCCACCCGGCCCGGGGCCGCCCGCGTCGACCCGGAGGTCGAGGCGGCCCGGGTGGCGCCGGTGATCGCCGCGCTCGTCGCGGAGGGTGTCACAGTCAGCGTCGACACGATGAGGGCATCGGTGGCGCAGGCCGCGATCGAGGCCGGTGTCACCATCGTCAACGACGTGTCGGGTGGACGCGCTGACGCGGACATGGCCAGGGTCGTCGCCGACGCCGGTGTGCCCTGGATCCTCATGCACTGGCGGCCCACCGGCGGGTTCGTCCACGCCGGCGGGTCGACCCACTACGACGACGTGGTCCGCGACGTCCGGGACGAGCTGATGGTCCAGGTGGACGCGGCCGTCGCGGCCGGGGTGGACCCGAAGGCGATCGCCCTCGATCCGGGCCTCGGTTTCGTCAAGGATCCGCACCACAACTGGCAGCTGCTCAATCGGCTCCCGGAACTGGTCGATCTGGGTTTCCCGGTCCTGATCGGCGCGTCCCGCAAGCGTTTCCTCGGCTCGCTGCTCGCGGACGCCGACGGCACCGTGCGCCCACCGGCCGGCCGCGAGGTCGCGACGGCGGTCGTGTCCGCGCTCGCGGTGACCCACGGTGCGTGGGGCGTGCGGGTGCACGACGCGCAGGCCTCGCTCGACGCGATCGCGGTCGCGGGGGCGTGGGCGCGGGGTTCCCAGAGCCCGAGTCCCAGCGGTGATGTGCCAGGAGGCGGCGGTGAGTGA
- the folB gene encoding dihydroneopterin aldolase gives MSDGSDVSGDRIELRGLKVRGNHGVFDHEKRDGQDFFVDVTLWMDLAPAAASDDLKDTFDYGDLAQRAATIVGGPARDLIETVAAEIADDVMRDARVRRVEVVLHKPSAPIPLTFADVAVVASRSRVAAEGSR, from the coding sequence GTGAGTGATGGCAGTGATGTCTCGGGCGATCGCATCGAGTTGCGGGGACTGAAGGTCCGTGGCAACCACGGTGTGTTCGATCACGAGAAGCGGGACGGTCAGGACTTCTTCGTCGACGTGACGCTGTGGATGGATCTGGCGCCGGCTGCCGCGTCGGACGATCTGAAGGACACCTTCGACTACGGCGACCTCGCTCAGCGTGCGGCGACGATCGTCGGGGGACCTGCGCGGGACCTGATCGAGACGGTGGCCGCGGAGATCGCGGACGACGTGATGCGCGACGCCCGCGTCCGGCGCGTCGAGGTGGTGCTGCACAAGCCGTCCGCGCCGATCCCGTTGACATTCGCCGATGTCGCGGTGGTCGCGAGTCGATCGCGCGTGGCCGCCGAGGGCTCCCGGTGA
- the folK gene encoding 2-amino-4-hydroxy-6-hydroxymethyldihydropteridine diphosphokinase, which translates to MSRAVLSIGSNIGDSLAHLQGVVDGLREWIVAVSPVYATAPWGGVEQQDFLNATVIVDDPGTDCRGWLRRGQQLEAAADRIREQRWGPRTLDVDVVTCDGVRSDDPELTLPHPRAHERAFVLVPWLDVDPDATLDVGGITVRVDELVTGLDAAERAGVRRTALQLELR; encoded by the coding sequence GTGAGTCGGGCGGTCCTGTCGATCGGCTCCAACATCGGGGACAGCCTCGCGCATCTGCAGGGTGTCGTCGACGGGCTCCGCGAGTGGATCGTGGCGGTGTCGCCGGTCTACGCGACCGCTCCGTGGGGCGGTGTCGAGCAGCAGGACTTTCTGAACGCGACGGTGATCGTCGATGATCCCGGCACCGACTGCCGGGGCTGGCTTCGACGCGGACAGCAACTCGAGGCTGCGGCCGATCGGATTCGTGAGCAGCGGTGGGGACCGCGCACGTTGGACGTCGACGTCGTCACGTGTGACGGGGTGCGCAGCGACGATCCGGAGCTGACTCTTCCGCATCCCCGCGCGCACGAACGCGCCTTCGTATTGGTGCCCTGGCTGGATGTGGACCCGGATGCGACGCTCGATGTGGGCGGGATCACCGTCCGCGTCGATGAGCTGGTCACGGGCCTCGACGCGGCCGAAAGAGCCGGAGTTCGCCGGACGGCGCTGCAACTGGAACTACGGTAG
- a CDS encoding DUF3180 domain-containing protein: MKPTRIWDLLSLALLAAVATWLLVRVSYGSLPPIPIYAGASLYPVALIEVVLAFVIRARVRGHAIGPGPRQLHPITAARAAALAKASALVGAASAGVWAGFLVFLWPQRSELRAAVSDSPGAIVGLVAAVLLVVAAMWLEHCCRTPDEPPDEPAH, translated from the coding sequence ATGAAGCCGACCCGGATCTGGGACCTGCTGTCGCTGGCACTGCTGGCCGCAGTCGCGACATGGTTGCTGGTGCGTGTCTCGTATGGCTCGCTGCCCCCGATTCCCATCTACGCCGGGGCATCGCTGTACCCGGTGGCGCTCATCGAGGTGGTGTTGGCGTTCGTGATCCGAGCCCGGGTTCGCGGGCACGCGATCGGCCCGGGGCCGCGTCAGCTGCACCCGATCACCGCGGCCCGAGCGGCGGCGCTGGCGAAGGCGTCGGCACTGGTCGGTGCGGCGAGTGCCGGCGTGTGGGCGGGTTTCCTGGTGTTCCTGTGGCCGCAGCGTTCGGAGTTGCGGGCGGCGGTGTCGGACAGTCCCGGCGCGATCGTCGGGCTGGTTGCCGCGGTCTTGCTGGTGGTGGCCGCGATGTGGCTCGAGCACTGTTGCCGGACTCCGGACGAGCCGCCGGACGAACCCGCGCACTGA
- a CDS encoding DUF6779 domain-containing protein: MTVPGRAKSVRRNRRSASQMIIAGLVVLAVAASLFMIFSESVQLLRVGLVIALWAATLGAIAMTKYRRESALDKAKVRDLQKVYELQLEREIGARREYELGVEARVRGELGAEAENIAALREELAALRKNLEVLFDGRLPEERVALRAESMRVQELAGGPQPAAPGLFRPGAQAPARNNAPRPAPNRPSFASPYDDPVTAETSVVPPEPIDVEVDEVAEPVVPQPVVRAEKVEQVKPVEQVKPVERVKPVEQVKPVERVKPVERVKPVERATPVERVTREERKPAPAVQERVQEKKPAPVPTPVPDPDTGADADADAAGEVPASRRSRRRAEDAGDAGGAHSNGLSVAEIMANMKSADSGDAEPRRRRRAE; encoded by the coding sequence ATGACGGTTCCGGGTCGCGCCAAGTCAGTACGCCGCAACCGGCGCAGTGCGAGCCAGATGATCATTGCAGGTCTCGTTGTGCTCGCCGTCGCCGCCTCTTTGTTCATGATCTTCAGCGAAAGCGTCCAGCTGCTGCGGGTCGGTTTGGTGATCGCGCTGTGGGCCGCGACGCTCGGTGCAATCGCGATGACGAAGTACCGGCGCGAATCCGCCCTCGACAAGGCGAAGGTTCGCGACCTGCAGAAGGTGTACGAGCTGCAGTTGGAGCGCGAGATCGGCGCTCGCCGCGAGTACGAGTTGGGCGTCGAGGCCCGGGTTCGTGGAGAACTGGGCGCCGAGGCCGAGAACATCGCCGCGTTGCGCGAAGAGCTTGCGGCGCTGCGCAAGAACCTCGAGGTCCTGTTCGACGGACGCCTGCCCGAGGAGCGGGTGGCGTTGCGCGCGGAGTCGATGCGGGTCCAGGAGCTGGCAGGTGGCCCTCAGCCGGCGGCGCCGGGCCTGTTCCGGCCGGGCGCTCAGGCACCGGCGCGGAACAACGCCCCGCGGCCGGCACCGAACAGGCCGTCGTTCGCGTCGCCGTACGACGATCCGGTGACCGCCGAAACGTCGGTCGTTCCACCCGAGCCGATCGACGTCGAGGTCGACGAGGTTGCCGAGCCGGTGGTGCCGCAGCCGGTCGTGCGGGCCGAGAAGGTCGAGCAGGTCAAGCCGGTCGAGCAGGTCAAGCCGGTCGAGCGGGTCAAGCCGGTCGAGCAGGTCAAGCCGGTCGAGCGGGTCAAGCCGGTCGAGCGGGTCAAGCCGGTCGAGCGGGCCACGCCCGTCGAGCGAGTCACGCGAGAAGAGCGCAAGCCGGCCCCCGCCGTCCAGGAGCGCGTTCAGGAGAAGAAGCCCGCACCCGTTCCCACTCCCGTTCCGGATCCCGACACCGGGGCCGACGCCGATGCGGACGCGGCCGGCGAAGTGCCCGCGTCGCGGCGGTCGCGTCGCCGGGCCGAGGACGCCGGGGACGCCGGGGGCGCGCACTCGAATGGGCTGTCGGTCGCCGAGATCATGGCGAACATGAAGTCGGCGGATTCGGGTGACGCCGAGCCGCGTCGCCGTCGCCGCGCCGAGTGA
- a CDS encoding Rossmann-like and DUF2520 domain-containing protein: MTSFGITNGPAPARLTVGIVSAGRVGTAVGAALERVGHIVVACSAVSDASVLRAETRLPDTEILPVPDVAARAELLILAVPDDELAGLINGLAATGAVRPGTIVVHTSGANGIGILEPLTAQGVVPLAIHPAMTFTGHAEDTARLSDACFGITAADDIGYAIGQSLVLEIGGEPVRVREDVRPLYHAALAHGSNHLVTLVVDAVAALRVALEGQELMGQELVGDEPNGLPERVLQPLLSAALDNALRRGQSALTGPVARGDAAAVAKHLEVLEDVDPQLAAGYRALSLRTAQRTGAKPELMEVLDDRE, encoded by the coding sequence GTGACCTCTTTCGGGATCACCAACGGGCCTGCGCCTGCACGATTGACGGTAGGAATCGTCTCGGCGGGCCGGGTCGGAACTGCCGTAGGCGCCGCGCTCGAGCGGGTCGGTCATATCGTCGTCGCCTGTTCCGCGGTGTCCGACGCGTCCGTCCTCCGTGCCGAGACCCGGCTTCCCGACACCGAGATCCTGCCGGTGCCCGACGTCGCGGCCCGCGCCGAACTACTGATTCTTGCCGTCCCCGACGATGAGCTCGCGGGCCTGATCAACGGCCTGGCCGCCACCGGAGCGGTGCGCCCCGGCACGATCGTCGTGCACACCTCCGGTGCCAACGGCATCGGGATTCTCGAACCGCTCACCGCGCAGGGCGTCGTCCCGCTCGCGATTCATCCCGCGATGACCTTCACTGGTCACGCCGAGGACACCGCGCGTCTGTCCGACGCCTGCTTCGGCATCACTGCGGCCGACGACATCGGCTACGCGATCGGGCAGTCCCTCGTGTTGGAGATCGGCGGCGAGCCGGTGCGGGTCCGCGAGGACGTCCGCCCGCTCTATCACGCGGCCCTCGCGCACGGCAGCAATCACCTCGTGACGCTCGTCGTCGACGCGGTCGCGGCGCTGCGGGTGGCCCTCGAGGGGCAGGAACTGATGGGTCAGGAACTCGTCGGCGACGAGCCCAACGGGTTGCCCGAGCGGGTGCTGCAGCCGCTGCTGTCGGCGGCGCTGGACAACGCGCTGCGGCGCGGGCAGTCGGCACTGACCGGGCCCGTGGCGCGTGGGGACGCGGCGGCCGTCGCGAAGCACCTCGAGGTGCTCGAGGACGTCGACCCGCAACTGGCCGCCGGATATCGGGCCCTGTCGCTGCGGACGGCGCAGCGCACGGGGGCCAAGCCGGAACTGATGGAAGTACTCGATGATCGGGAATGA
- the panC gene encoding pantoate--beta-alanine ligase yields the protein MGTVTEASALQGGYKRGELTVHHDPAIVTRVSKALRGVGRQVALVPTMGALHSGHIELVRQAKLTGAVVIVSIFVNPLQFGANEDLDAYPRTLDADLELLRAEGVELVFAPSAKAMYPEGPRTTVLPGPLGAELEGASRPTHFAGMLTVVAKLLQIAAPNAAYFGEKDYQQLTLIRQMVRDLNFDVRIVGVPTVREQDGLALSSRNRYLDAEQRELATVLSAALVAGAHAAAGGAEGILAVARDVLASVPGVEVDYLEVRGVDLGPAPERGDGRLLVAARIGTTRLIDNVGVAVGTGFLERDPQPGDPATDDLLSH from the coding sequence ATGGGCACTGTGACCGAAGCTTCTGCACTGCAGGGCGGATACAAGCGCGGCGAACTGACCGTGCACCACGACCCCGCGATCGTGACGCGGGTGTCGAAGGCGCTGCGGGGCGTGGGCCGTCAGGTCGCGCTCGTCCCGACGATGGGTGCTCTGCATTCGGGGCACATCGAGCTGGTCCGCCAGGCGAAGCTGACCGGTGCGGTCGTGATCGTGTCGATCTTCGTCAATCCGCTGCAGTTCGGTGCGAACGAGGATCTCGACGCCTACCCGCGCACCCTCGACGCGGACCTGGAGTTGCTGCGCGCGGAGGGCGTCGAGCTGGTATTCGCGCCCAGCGCGAAGGCGATGTACCCGGAGGGCCCGCGCACCACGGTGCTGCCGGGTCCGCTCGGCGCCGAGCTCGAGGGTGCGAGCCGCCCGACGCACTTCGCCGGCATGCTCACCGTCGTCGCGAAGCTGCTGCAGATCGCGGCGCCCAATGCCGCGTACTTCGGTGAGAAGGACTACCAGCAGCTGACGCTGATCCGGCAGATGGTGCGCGACCTCAACTTCGACGTCCGGATCGTCGGCGTGCCGACCGTCCGCGAGCAGGACGGCCTGGCGCTGTCCTCCCGCAATCGCTACCTGGACGCGGAGCAGCGCGAATTGGCGACCGTCCTGTCGGCTGCGCTCGTCGCGGGGGCCCACGCGGCCGCCGGCGGTGCGGAGGGGATCCTGGCCGTCGCCCGCGACGTGCTCGCGTCCGTTCCCGGCGTCGAGGTCGACTACCTCGAGGTGCGCGGCGTGGACCTCGGCCCGGCTCCCGAGCGCGGTGACGGCAGATTGCTCGTCGCCGCCCGCATCGGTACCACTCGACTGATCGACAACGTCGGCGTCGCGGTGGGAACCGGATTCCTCGAGCGCGACCCCCAGCCCGGCGATCCGGCCACTGACGACCTCCTCTCCCACTGA
- the panD gene encoding aspartate 1-decarboxylase — protein sequence MLRTMMKSKIHRATVTHADLHYVGSVTVDQDLMEAADLLEGEQVTIVDIDNGARLETYVITGERGSGVIGINGAAAHLVNPGDLVILIAYGVMDEQEIREYAPRVVFVDADNKPVELGSDPAHAPEGSGLITPRMLSSLV from the coding sequence ATGCTGCGCACCATGATGAAGTCGAAGATCCACCGTGCCACGGTCACGCACGCGGACCTGCACTACGTGGGTTCGGTGACCGTCGATCAGGATCTGATGGAGGCGGCCGACCTGCTCGAGGGTGAGCAGGTCACGATCGTCGACATCGACAACGGCGCCCGCCTCGAGACGTACGTAATCACCGGCGAGCGCGGTTCGGGTGTCATCGGGATCAACGGTGCCGCAGCGCATCTGGTGAACCCGGGCGACCTGGTGATCCTCATCGCGTACGGCGTGATGGACGAGCAGGAGATTCGCGAGTACGCGCCGCGCGTGGTGTTCGTCGATGCCGACAACAAGCCGGTGGAACTCGGTTCGGATCCGGCGCACGCGCCCGAGGGCTCCGGACTGATCACCCCGCGGATGCTCTCCAGTCTGGTGTAG
- a CDS encoding type III pantothenate kinase translates to MLLTVDVRNTNIVLGLFTGSGSHSKLVQDWRMRTDPRLTADELALKIRGLLAVNAEQVTGVSALSTVPSVLREIRVMLGRYWDHVPHVVVEPGVRTGVPLLVDNPKEVGADRIVNSLAAHHLYDSACIVVDFGTSTCVDVVSAKGEFLGGAIAPGIEISTDALASQSAALRKVELVRPRSVVGKNTVECMQSGAIFGFAGLVDGLVSRVRSELTAFGGSNVAVIATGDSAPLIMPECATVEHHEPDLTLEGLRLVYERNLARRARRTEV, encoded by the coding sequence GTGCTCCTCACCGTCGACGTCCGAAACACCAATATCGTTCTCGGGCTGTTCACCGGCAGCGGTTCGCACTCGAAGCTGGTGCAGGACTGGCGGATGCGTACCGATCCCCGGTTGACCGCCGACGAGTTGGCGCTCAAGATCCGGGGACTGCTCGCCGTGAACGCGGAACAGGTCACGGGGGTCTCCGCGCTCTCGACGGTGCCGTCGGTGCTGCGCGAGATCCGGGTGATGCTCGGCCGGTACTGGGATCACGTGCCGCACGTCGTGGTGGAACCCGGTGTCCGGACCGGTGTCCCGCTGCTGGTCGACAATCCCAAGGAAGTGGGCGCCGACCGTATCGTCAACAGTCTGGCGGCGCACCACCTCTACGACAGCGCGTGCATCGTCGTCGACTTCGGCACCTCCACGTGTGTCGACGTCGTTTCCGCGAAGGGGGAGTTCCTCGGCGGGGCGATCGCGCCGGGGATCGAGATCTCCACGGACGCACTGGCTTCCCAGTCGGCGGCCCTCCGCAAGGTGGAACTGGTGCGGCCGCGCTCGGTGGTCGGCAAGAACACGGTCGAGTGCATGCAGTCGGGGGCGATCTTCGGGTTCGCCGGCCTGGTCGACGGTCTGGTCAGCCGAGTGCGTTCGGAACTCACGGCGTTCGGTGGCTCGAACGTGGCCGTGATCGCGACCGGGGACAGCGCGCCGCTCATCATGCCGGAGTGCGCCACCGTGGAGCATCACGAGCCGGATCTGACGCTCGAGGGTCTGCGGCTGGTGTACGAGCGCAACCTCGCCCGGCGGGCACGGCGCACCGAGGTCTGA